One genomic segment of Hevea brasiliensis isolate MT/VB/25A 57/8 chromosome 3, ASM3005281v1, whole genome shotgun sequence includes these proteins:
- the LOC110651165 gene encoding uncharacterized protein LOC110651165, with the protein MNTLNKICTALTVVFAFCLVVLVAEILYVLWRRRRFRSRSLASGDVEFSDESFYPTPSKELLYFFCWRNQTSRIEPDAETSTAAAAAAAETAPPLPQSTPTDADVDEMLKRHALYGPSRVLFTIKEEEREEMETDFSSSAENEERKRKRKTKKKSRTLSLEEVAVSAVVIDIDDSTPFCTPSASPPYYTPSPSPARDRNSPHSSTENIALEE; encoded by the coding sequence ATGAACACTTTGAATAAGATATGCACGGCACTTACCGTTGTCTTCGCTTTCTGTTTGGTTGTTCTGGTGGCCGAGATTCTCTATGTGCTCTGGCGCCGGAGAAGATTTCGGAGTCGGAGCCTTGCTAGCGGCGATGTCGAGTTCAGCGATGAGTCATTCTATCCAACGCCATCAAAAGAGCTACTGTATTTCTTCTGCTGGAGGAACCAGACCTCTCGCATCGAACCTGATGCTGAAACATCAAcagccgcagcagcagcagcGGCGGAAACGGCTCCACCACTCCCACAGAGTACGCCTACGGATGCGGATGTGGATGAGATGCTAAAGCGGCATGCACTGTACGGTCCATCTAGGGTTCTGTTCACTATAAAAGAAGAGGAGAGAGAGGAGATGGAGACGGATTTTTCTTCTTCTGCAGAGAACGAAGagaggaaaaggaaaaggaagACAAAGAAGAAATCGAGGACCCTCTCTTTGGAAGAGGTTGCCGTTTCTGCTGTGGTGATTGACATAGATGACTCGACGCCGTTTTGTACTCCGAGTGCTTCACCTCCGTACTATACTCCGTCACCCTCTCCTGCTCGTGACAGAAATTCGCCACACTCATCAACTGAAAACATCGCTCTAGAAGAATGA